One Brassica napus cultivar Da-Ae unplaced genomic scaffold, Da-Ae ScsIHWf_1175;HRSCAF=1682, whole genome shotgun sequence genomic region harbors:
- the LOC125596302 gene encoding protein MEI2-like 1 isoform X2, with protein sequence MMPSDIMEQRGVSTPSHFREDTRISSERQFGFLKTDLMPENQGGRERFSNLPKSSWTPESHQLKPESSLSEVHPSVSPSARNTTNGSQWESSLFSSSLSDTFSRKLRLQRSNMLSPMSANTVVTHREEEPSESLEEIEAQTIGNLLPDEDDLFAEVMGDVGRKSRANGDDLDDFDLFSSVGGMELDGDVFPPMGPRNGERGRNNSVGEHHRVEIPSRTILAGNISSNVEDYELKVLFEQFGDIQALHTACNNRGFIMVSYYDIRAAQNAARALHNKLLRGTKLDIRYSIPKEIPSGKDASKGALLITNIDSSISNEELNRMVKSYGEIKEIRRTMHDNPQIYLEFFDIRVAEAALGGLNGLEVAGKQLKLALTYPESQRYMSQFVAHDAEGFLPKMSFTNTSSGHMGRHFPGIIPSTSIDGGPMGISHSSVGSPVNSFIERHRSLSIPIGFPPLANVISASKPGIQEHVHPLDNSNMGIQSMPNLHPHSFSEYLDNFTNGSPYKSSTAFSEVVSDGSKANDAFMIHNVRGVDGFNGGGGMMWPSSPSHLNSITSQRPPVTVFSRAPPVMVNMASSPVHHHIGSAPVLNSPFWDRRQAYVAESLESPGFHIGSHGSMGFPGSSPSHPMEIGSHKSFSHVAGNRMDINSQNAVLRSPQQLSHLFPGRNPMVSMAGSFDSPNERYRNLSHRRSESSSSHADKKLFELDVDRILRGDDVRTTLMLKNIPNKYTSKMLLSAIDEHCKGTYDFLYLPIDFKNKCNVGYAFINLIEPEKIVPFYKAFNGKKWEKFNSEKVATLTYARIQGKVALIAHFQNSSLMNEDKRCRPILFHTDGPNAGDQEPFPMGTNIRSRPGKPRSSSIDNHNGFSIASVSENREEPPNGTDPFLKEN encoded by the exons ATGATGCCGTCTGATATAATGGAACAGAGAGGTGTATCAACACCTTCCCACTTTCGTGAAGATACTCGTATTAGTTCAgag AGGCAATTTGGGTTTCTGAAAACAGACCTGATGCCTGAAAACCAAGGTGGTCGTGAAAGATTTTCAAATCTGCCAAAGAGTTCCTGGACACCTGAAAGTCACCAGCTGAAGCCAGAATCTAGCTTGTCTGAGGTGCACCCCTCTGTTAGCCCTAGCGCAAGAAACACCACAAATGGTAGCCAGTGGGAAAGTAGTTTATTTTCCAGCTCACTGTCTGATACATTTAGTAGAAAAC TACGGTTACAGAGAAGTAATATGCTATCTCCTATGTCTGCGAACACAGTTGTTACCCACCGTGAGGAAGAACCCTCTGAATCTTTAGAAGAAATTGAGGCGCAAACTATTGGAAATCTTCTGCCAGATGAGGATGACCTCTTTGCAGAAGTGATGGGTGACGTTGGGCGTAAATCTCGTGCCAATGGAGATGATCTAGATGATTTTGACCTTTTCAGCAGTGTTGGTGGCATGGAGCTAGATGGAGATGTTTTTCCTCCTATGGGCCCCAGAAACGGAGAGAGAGGCCGCAATAATTCTGTTGGCGAACATCATCGAGTGGAAATTCCATCCAGAACAATTTTGGCCGGAAATATCAGTAGCAATGTCGAAGACTATGAGCTGAAGGTCCTTTTTGAG CAATTTGGAGACATCCAGGCTCTTCATACAGCTTGCAATAATCGTGGTTTTATCATGGTATCCTACTATGATATAAGGGCTGCTCAAAATGCGGCGAGAGCGCTCCACAATAAGCTGTTAAGAGGAACGAAACTTGATATTCGTTATTCTATCCCCAAG GAAATTCCTTCAGGAAAAGACGCCAGTAAAGGAGCCCTGTTGATTACTAATATTGATTCGTCTATTTCAAATGAAGAACTCAATCGAATGGTCAAATCGTATGGAGAAATCAAagag ATTCGTAGAACCATGCACGATAACCCACAGATATACTTAGAATTCTTTGACATCCGAGTGGCAGAGGCTGCTCTTGGTGGCCTGAATGGACTCGAGGTTGCTGGGAAGCAGCTTAAACTTGCGTTAACCTATCCAGAGAGTCAAAG gTACATGTCACAGTTTGTTGCACATGATGCTGAAGGGTTTCTACCTAAAATGTCTTTTACTAATACATCATCTGGGCACATGG GGAGACATTTCCCAGGAATAATTCCTTCAACCTCCATTGATGGTGGACCTATGGGGATTAGTCATAGTTCTGTTGGATCACCTGTGAACTCCTTCATTGAACGTCATAGGAGTCTCAGCATTCCTATTGGATTTCCACCTTTGGCAAACGTCATCTCAGCCAGCAAGCCCGGAATTCAGGAGCATGTCCACCCTCTCGACAATTCAAATATGGGGATCCAAAGCATGCCAAACCTTCATCCTCATTCTTTTTCAGAGTACCTCGACAACTTTACAAATGGTAGTCCATATAAGTCCTCGACAGCATTTTCTGAAGTCGTTAGTGATGGCTCGAAAGCAAATGATGCCTTTATGATACATAATGTTCGTGGAGTGGATGGCTTTAACGGAGGGG GTGGCATGATGTGGCCTAGCTCGCCGTCTCACCTCAACAGCATTACTAGTCAGCGCCCACCTGTTACCGTATTCTCTAGAGCACCTCCTGTTATGGTGAATATGGCATCTTCCCCTGTGCACCACCACATTGGATCTGCGCCGGTATTAAACTCGCCTTTCTGGGATAGAAGACAAGCCTATGTAGCTGAATCTCTAGAATCGCCTGGCTTCCACATAGGTTCTCATGGTAGCATGGGGTTTCCTGGCTCTTCACCCTCACATCCAATGGAAATTGGTTCTCATAAGTCCTTTTCCCATGTTGCTGGGAATCGCATGGATATAAATTCCCAAAATGCTGTACTGCGATCTCCCCAACAGTTGTCTCATCTCTTCCCCGGGAGGAACCCAATGGTTTCAATGGCGGGTTCGTTTGACTCGCCTAATGAACGATACAGGAATCTCTCACACCGTAGAAGCGAGTCTAGCTCTAGTCATGCTGACAAGAAACTGTTTGAGCTTGATGTTGACCGTATATTACGTGGGGATGATGTCAGGACAACACTGATGCTTAAAAACATTCCAAATAA GTATACTTCTAAGATGCTTCTCTCCGCCATTGACGAGCATTGTAAAGGAACGTATGATTTCCTTTATTTGCCAATTGACTTCAAG AACAAATGCAATGTGGGATACGCTTTCATCAACCTTATTGAAcctgaaaagattgtaccattTTATAAG GCTTTTAATGGAAAAAAGTGGGAAAAGTTTAACAGCGAGAAGGTGGCAACTCTGACATATGCTCGAATCCAAGGAAAAGTAGCACTTATTGCCCATTTCCAGAACTCAAGCTTAATGAACGAAGACAAACGTTGCCGGCCTATTCTTTTCCACACCGATGGTCCAAATGCTGGTGATCAG GAACCATTTCCAATGGGAACCAACATACGATCAAGACCAGGAAAGCCACGAAGCAGTAGCATTGATAACCACAACGGCTTTAGCATCGCTTCCGTTTCAGAAAACAGAGAAGAACCTCCTAATGGAACCGATCCTTTCTTGAAGGAGAACTAA
- the LOC125596302 gene encoding protein MEI2-like 1 isoform X1 has translation MMPSDIMEQRGVSTPSHFREDTRISSERQFGFLKTDLMPENQGGRERFSNLPKSSWTPESHQLKPESSLSEVHPSVSPSARNTTNGSQWESSLFSSSLSDTFSRKLRLQRSNMLSPMSANTVVTHREEEPSESLEEIEAQTIGNLLPDEDDLFAEVMGDVGRKSRANGDDLDDFDLFSSVGGMELDGDVFPPMGPRNGERGRNNSVGEHHRVEIPSRTILAGNISSNVEDYELKVLFEQFGDIQALHTACNNRGFIMVSYYDIRAAQNAARALHNKLLRGTKLDIRYSIPKEIPSGKDASKGALLITNIDSSISNEELNRMVKSYGEIKEIRRTMHDNPQIYLEFFDIRVAEAALGGLNGLEVAGKQLKLALTYPESQRYMSQFVAHDAEGFLPKMSFTNTSSGHMGRHFPGIIPSTSIDGGPMGISHSSVGSPVNSFIERHRSLSIPIGFPPLANVISASKPGIQEHVHPLDNSNMGIQSMPNLHPHSFSEYLDNFTNGSPYKSSTAFSEVVSDGSKANDAFMIHNVRGVDGFNGGGIGSPMNQNSRRPNLNLWSNSNTQQQNPSGGMMWPSSPSHLNSITSQRPPVTVFSRAPPVMVNMASSPVHHHIGSAPVLNSPFWDRRQAYVAESLESPGFHIGSHGSMGFPGSSPSHPMEIGSHKSFSHVAGNRMDINSQNAVLRSPQQLSHLFPGRNPMVSMAGSFDSPNERYRNLSHRRSESSSSHADKKLFELDVDRILRGDDVRTTLMLKNIPNKYTSKMLLSAIDEHCKGTYDFLYLPIDFKNKCNVGYAFINLIEPEKIVPFYKAFNGKKWEKFNSEKVATLTYARIQGKVALIAHFQNSSLMNEDKRCRPILFHTDGPNAGDQEPFPMGTNIRSRPGKPRSSSIDNHNGFSIASVSENREEPPNGTDPFLKEN, from the exons ATGATGCCGTCTGATATAATGGAACAGAGAGGTGTATCAACACCTTCCCACTTTCGTGAAGATACTCGTATTAGTTCAgag AGGCAATTTGGGTTTCTGAAAACAGACCTGATGCCTGAAAACCAAGGTGGTCGTGAAAGATTTTCAAATCTGCCAAAGAGTTCCTGGACACCTGAAAGTCACCAGCTGAAGCCAGAATCTAGCTTGTCTGAGGTGCACCCCTCTGTTAGCCCTAGCGCAAGAAACACCACAAATGGTAGCCAGTGGGAAAGTAGTTTATTTTCCAGCTCACTGTCTGATACATTTAGTAGAAAAC TACGGTTACAGAGAAGTAATATGCTATCTCCTATGTCTGCGAACACAGTTGTTACCCACCGTGAGGAAGAACCCTCTGAATCTTTAGAAGAAATTGAGGCGCAAACTATTGGAAATCTTCTGCCAGATGAGGATGACCTCTTTGCAGAAGTGATGGGTGACGTTGGGCGTAAATCTCGTGCCAATGGAGATGATCTAGATGATTTTGACCTTTTCAGCAGTGTTGGTGGCATGGAGCTAGATGGAGATGTTTTTCCTCCTATGGGCCCCAGAAACGGAGAGAGAGGCCGCAATAATTCTGTTGGCGAACATCATCGAGTGGAAATTCCATCCAGAACAATTTTGGCCGGAAATATCAGTAGCAATGTCGAAGACTATGAGCTGAAGGTCCTTTTTGAG CAATTTGGAGACATCCAGGCTCTTCATACAGCTTGCAATAATCGTGGTTTTATCATGGTATCCTACTATGATATAAGGGCTGCTCAAAATGCGGCGAGAGCGCTCCACAATAAGCTGTTAAGAGGAACGAAACTTGATATTCGTTATTCTATCCCCAAG GAAATTCCTTCAGGAAAAGACGCCAGTAAAGGAGCCCTGTTGATTACTAATATTGATTCGTCTATTTCAAATGAAGAACTCAATCGAATGGTCAAATCGTATGGAGAAATCAAagag ATTCGTAGAACCATGCACGATAACCCACAGATATACTTAGAATTCTTTGACATCCGAGTGGCAGAGGCTGCTCTTGGTGGCCTGAATGGACTCGAGGTTGCTGGGAAGCAGCTTAAACTTGCGTTAACCTATCCAGAGAGTCAAAG gTACATGTCACAGTTTGTTGCACATGATGCTGAAGGGTTTCTACCTAAAATGTCTTTTACTAATACATCATCTGGGCACATGG GGAGACATTTCCCAGGAATAATTCCTTCAACCTCCATTGATGGTGGACCTATGGGGATTAGTCATAGTTCTGTTGGATCACCTGTGAACTCCTTCATTGAACGTCATAGGAGTCTCAGCATTCCTATTGGATTTCCACCTTTGGCAAACGTCATCTCAGCCAGCAAGCCCGGAATTCAGGAGCATGTCCACCCTCTCGACAATTCAAATATGGGGATCCAAAGCATGCCAAACCTTCATCCTCATTCTTTTTCAGAGTACCTCGACAACTTTACAAATGGTAGTCCATATAAGTCCTCGACAGCATTTTCTGAAGTCGTTAGTGATGGCTCGAAAGCAAATGATGCCTTTATGATACATAATGTTCGTGGAGTGGATGGCTTTAACGGAGGGG GCATAGGGTCTCCCATGAACCAAAACTCCCGCCGCCCTAACCTTAATTTATGGAGCAATTCTAATACTCAGCAACAAAATCCTTCAGGTGGCATGATGTGGCCTAGCTCGCCGTCTCACCTCAACAGCATTACTAGTCAGCGCCCACCTGTTACCGTATTCTCTAGAGCACCTCCTGTTATGGTGAATATGGCATCTTCCCCTGTGCACCACCACATTGGATCTGCGCCGGTATTAAACTCGCCTTTCTGGGATAGAAGACAAGCCTATGTAGCTGAATCTCTAGAATCGCCTGGCTTCCACATAGGTTCTCATGGTAGCATGGGGTTTCCTGGCTCTTCACCCTCACATCCAATGGAAATTGGTTCTCATAAGTCCTTTTCCCATGTTGCTGGGAATCGCATGGATATAAATTCCCAAAATGCTGTACTGCGATCTCCCCAACAGTTGTCTCATCTCTTCCCCGGGAGGAACCCAATGGTTTCAATGGCGGGTTCGTTTGACTCGCCTAATGAACGATACAGGAATCTCTCACACCGTAGAAGCGAGTCTAGCTCTAGTCATGCTGACAAGAAACTGTTTGAGCTTGATGTTGACCGTATATTACGTGGGGATGATGTCAGGACAACACTGATGCTTAAAAACATTCCAAATAA GTATACTTCTAAGATGCTTCTCTCCGCCATTGACGAGCATTGTAAAGGAACGTATGATTTCCTTTATTTGCCAATTGACTTCAAG AACAAATGCAATGTGGGATACGCTTTCATCAACCTTATTGAAcctgaaaagattgtaccattTTATAAG GCTTTTAATGGAAAAAAGTGGGAAAAGTTTAACAGCGAGAAGGTGGCAACTCTGACATATGCTCGAATCCAAGGAAAAGTAGCACTTATTGCCCATTTCCAGAACTCAAGCTTAATGAACGAAGACAAACGTTGCCGGCCTATTCTTTTCCACACCGATGGTCCAAATGCTGGTGATCAG GAACCATTTCCAATGGGAACCAACATACGATCAAGACCAGGAAAGCCACGAAGCAGTAGCATTGATAACCACAACGGCTTTAGCATCGCTTCCGTTTCAGAAAACAGAGAAGAACCTCCTAATGGAACCGATCCTTTCTTGAAGGAGAACTAA